The genomic DNA TTCCAATCCAGTGAATGGGGAGTACCAGCTGATCACCTCATTTGTTCCTGACTTTATTGATGTATACGAGCCCAACGACTTATCTGTGCAGGCTGCGCCGATTGGATTTAACAGAACCATCCAGGGTAGTTTATCTACGGCTGCAGATTTTGATTGGTACCGATTCCAGATTAGTCAGGAACAGCTTATAGATATCCAGGCATGGGATATCCCCCCAAACATTGGCTTAAGGGCTACCTGGTTTGACAGTAATCTAAATGTAGTGGCCGAGAAAAAATTGGGGAGGAATGAAGATACCCTTCAACTAATAAAGCCCGTACCCCAAGGAATATATTTTTTAAGAATTATGGGAGACAAGTCCACGGAGAATCAACCCTATAGCTTCATGCTGACTCGATATAACTCCTATGGCGGATTTACGGATATCTCCTCCCATTGGGCGAAAGAATCCATTGCTCAATTAAGCAAAGAAAAAGTTATCAACGGGTATCAGGATTTCACATTTCGGCCCAATCAACCCATTACCAGGGCCCAGGTGGCAGCCATATTGGTCAGAACTTTAAACAAAACTGATGTTGAGCAAAAACCTTTTAATTTTTCAGACGTAAAAAAGGGTTACTGGGCATATGATTCTCTGAAGCAGGCCTATTATTTGGGGATACTTTCCGGTTATGATGATGGAACCTTAAGGCCGGATCAGCCGATATCCCGTGCTGAAATGGCAGTCATGGTAGCAAGGGCAGCCAATCTTGATTTACCCCTGTTTATCCTACGGCCTTCCTTTACAGACGTACCAAGAAAGCACTGGGCAGCCAAGGAAATTCAGGCCATGTCAAAGAATGGGTATATCAATGGATATACAGATGGTTCATTTAAACCGAATGGCCGTGCAACCCGGGCAGAATTTGCGGTCATCATTGAAAGGATTTGGTTTAAACAGTAAAATGGAAGCAGTGCAAAAACAGTTCACATGAAGTTGGAAAGGAAAATGAGCAAACCCATGGAAAAGCAGATGAATGTCATGAAAAAGCGGAAGTGGATCATCGGTTCATTATTTGGTGCAAGCATTTTATCTGTGGCCCTTTTAACAGGCAACGTTTGGGCGGGGACCAATAATGCCATCCCTGGCTCAGTTGATGATCCCATCGTGAGCAAAAGCTATGTGGATGAGCAGATTGCTCTCATGAAAGCCCAATTAAAGCAGGAGTTAACCACTGAGCTGAACGAGCAGTTTAAGGATTCCTTGTCTAAAGGGGCGGGAGATCTCGCCCTCTCTGTAGTGGAATTAAAGCCGGGTCAAACATTGATTGGCTTTGAAGGGACCGAAATTATTGTCCGGACGGGAAAAGTGATCGCCAAACAAGGAGACAATGGGGATGGTCTTCCTAACTTGACGGCAGGCTCCAATATCGAGGGGGGACAGTTTGTTCCATTGAATCACCTGATTCTTCTTCCCAGAAATGACAATCGTGGGATCATCGTGGTTCCGGATGCAAAGCAAAATTCCTGGGTGATGATACGGGGCAAATACGAAGTAAAGTAAGAATCTATATGGACGAAGCTAAAGAATTAAGGCTCCGTTCATTCGCCTCGAAGTGGACATGTATCACTTCTGGGTCGAACTTAACTAGCCGACGTGTGAATCTTTAGTTCTACATCTATAGAGCGACTTTTATCCAATACATTAGGACAAAAGTCGCTATTTTATTTTCAGAATGTGACGAAAGATTTATTTTGCGCATAGGACAACTATGTTAGGATAAAAGTACCCCCTAAAAAAAAGAGGTGGCTTCGAATTACATAATGAAACAGAACATATCTGTTCTTTATAACCAAATGATACCAAAGACAGATGAAAGAAAAAAAAGTTAGGGAGGAGAATGAAAATGAATGGAAAAATTACAGGGATTATGAAAGTGTTGTCTGTTCTCTTCGTATTTACTCTCATCTTTTATCCCATCAATTATTCATTGGCCGCTAGCCATGTAACAGTAGGGGCTGATGTAGAAGGGGATATTTCGGCTGATACCAAGGATGAAGCAGCAGAGGATATTAACGAGGATGGTGTGATGGAGGATGAAAGCGGAGATGAAGATGAAATGAGCGATGAAGATGAAATAAACGATGAAGATGAAATAAACGATGGAGATGAAATAAACGATGAAAGTGAAGTAGATGATGAATTAGAAGATGAAGATGAATCCATCGAAGAGGATGAATCCGGTGATGGGGAAGAAGGCAAGGATAAAGGGAAAGGCAAGAATAAAGGAAAAGGCAAGGAATTGAAAGACGATAAAGGGAAAAAAGATGATGACGGTGACCTGGAAGACGAAGAAGATGAAGATTCTGACCAAAAAGATGATGATAAGGATAAGAAAAAAGATGAATTAGAGAAAAAAGCGAAAAAACTTAAAAAAATGAAAGAAGAAGTGGTTAAGAAGGAAGCTCAATTGAGGGCCCTTTTGGAAAGAGCAAAAGGAACCAGAGCAGAAGCTTATATCCAGGCCTTATTAAACCTCATAGATTCCAATAACACAGAAAATGCCACCTCTAGCTCTGAAGCAACCGACGGAACAACAGAAGGAAACATCACATCCGATGCAGGGGCAATGGCAGAGGTGGATTTAACCAAAGGATTGGTAAAAGCCCTCCTAAAGACAATTGGAACACCCGCTGAAACAGTGATTCTTGCAGTATTGTC from Microaerobacter geothermalis includes the following:
- a CDS encoding copper amine oxidase N-terminal domain-containing protein, with amino-acid sequence MNGKITGIMKVLSVLFVFTLIFYPINYSLAASHVTVGADVEGDISADTKDEAAEDINEDGVMEDESGDEDEMSDEDEINDEDEINDGDEINDESEVDDELEDEDESIEEDESGDGEEGKDKGKGKNKGKGKELKDDKGKKDDDGDLEDEEDEDSDQKDDDKDKKKDELEKKAKKLKKMKEEVVKKEAQLRALLERAKGTRAEAYIQALLNLIDSNNTENATSSSEATDGTTEGNITSDAGAMAEVDLTKGLVKALLKTIGTPAETVILAVLSGDGSVSEVAKQFKEMMKEQRSVTNDVYGEDRDIEQNDDGDGSKNENIDEEAFEEALDGLEEYLEEIGIEGENEVEIEESYEALISIKLKQKKIDEAIKLQEEIFSKTKGDEQQKQKLKQLYKSLGKAELKAFVNGNVPSFDVPPRIENNRTIVPIRPLTEALGAEVNYDTKTKTVEIIKGDVTIQFVVGADVAYVNGVEMKLDQASKVENGRTLVPLRFISQSLKSKVEYDPETRLIFIED